The Streptomyces sp. NL15-2K genome contains a region encoding:
- a CDS encoding helix-turn-helix transcriptional regulator, whose amino-acid sequence MTQPARDLEPASSARDLYGVELRRQRQLAGLSLDRLSDIVNYSKTHLYGVETGERLPLPPISEKLDVAFGTGELFQGLWGAVKREHTPRRFDHCLELEAKATRIQAFGASIIPGLLQTEAYMRALFSAGEPGKSPKEIDSLVADRLGRQEILRRDCPPDFWWIIGEAALRQLVGGLAVMRGQLASLLPLVNTRHTTIQVSPFAAEACALMSGTLILLTLPDNSTTMYQEGAGYGEIIDDREAVTRHVREYDLKKACALSPRESAALIETMLEKYEPCESPRT is encoded by the coding sequence ATGACCCAGCCCGCCCGCGACCTCGAACCCGCCAGCTCCGCGCGTGACCTGTACGGGGTCGAGCTGCGCCGCCAACGGCAGCTGGCAGGGCTGTCGTTGGATCGGTTGTCAGACATCGTCAACTACAGCAAGACGCACTTGTACGGCGTGGAGACGGGGGAACGGCTTCCGCTGCCGCCGATCTCGGAGAAGTTGGATGTGGCTTTTGGGACGGGGGAGTTGTTCCAGGGGCTGTGGGGGGCGGTCAAGCGGGAGCACACGCCGAGGCGGTTCGATCATTGTTTGGAGTTGGAGGCCAAGGCGACACGGATTCAGGCTTTCGGCGCGAGCATCATCCCTGGGCTGCTACAGACGGAGGCGTACATGCGTGCGCTGTTCTCAGCAGGGGAGCCAGGGAAGAGCCCCAAGGAGATCGACAGCCTGGTCGCGGACCGCTTGGGCCGCCAGGAGATCCTGCGACGGGACTGCCCGCCGGACTTCTGGTGGATCATCGGGGAAGCGGCGCTACGACAGCTCGTCGGCGGCCTCGCAGTAATGCGCGGGCAACTCGCGTCGCTGCTGCCACTGGTCAACACACGTCATACGACCATCCAAGTAAGCCCGTTCGCGGCGGAAGCATGCGCTCTGATGAGCGGCACCCTCATCCTGCTGACCCTCCCGGACAACTCGACCACCATGTACCAGGAGGGCGCCGGGTACGGGGAAATCATCGACGACCGGGAAGCCGTCACGCGGCACGTGCGCGAGTACGATCTCAAGAAAGCCTGCGCCCTCTCGCCACGGGAGTCGGCAGCGCTGATCGAGACGATGTTGGAGAAATACGAGCCATGCGAGTCACCCCGGACCTGA
- a CDS encoding SigE family RNA polymerase sigma factor gives MNTLHSNSTSAVITRLHDVNANVNRGSEKSGAVSGRGCARGTGRQHTAYMAVVDVRTGESKGAHGGAAYGEVTGERRSPSETVDAEAAFTAYVQERRASLYATAYHLTGDRFEAEDLLQSALFSTYKAWDRISDKAAVGGYLRRTMTNLHISAWRRRKLNEYPTEELPETPSDTDAMRGTELRAVLWQALARLPELQRTMLVLRYYEGRTDPEIAEILDISVGTVKSSIWRSLRRLREDEVLSFGRDEEDAFGELVA, from the coding sequence ATGAACACGCTGCACAGCAACAGCACCAGCGCAGTGATCACGCGTCTGCACGACGTGAACGCGAACGTGAACCGGGGTTCCGAGAAGTCCGGTGCCGTGAGCGGGCGGGGGTGCGCTCGCGGCACCGGGCGTCAGCACACCGCTTACATGGCGGTGGTTGACGTCCGCACGGGGGAAAGCAAGGGGGCTCACGGGGGAGCCGCGTACGGGGAGGTCACGGGGGAGCGTCGTTCGCCGTCGGAGACGGTAGATGCCGAAGCGGCGTTTACCGCCTACGTCCAGGAGCGCCGCGCCTCCCTGTACGCAACCGCCTACCACCTCACCGGTGACCGCTTCGAGGCCGAGGACCTGCTGCAGAGCGCGCTGTTCTCGACGTACAAGGCGTGGGACCGGATCAGTGACAAGGCGGCGGTCGGCGGATACCTCCGCCGCACCATGACCAACCTGCACATCAGCGCGTGGCGCCGCCGCAAGCTGAACGAATACCCGACCGAGGAACTGCCGGAGACGCCCTCCGACACGGACGCGATGCGCGGCACCGAACTGCGCGCGGTCCTGTGGCAGGCGCTGGCCCGGCTGCCGGAACTCCAGCGCACCATGCTGGTCCTGCGCTACTACGAGGGCCGCACGGACCCGGAGATCGCGGAGATCCTCGACATCAGTGTCGGCACGGTGAAGTCCAGCATCTGGCGGTCGCTCCGCCGGCTGCGCGAGGACGAGGTCCTCAGCTTCGGCCGTGACGAGGAAGACGCCTTCGGGGAGCTCGTCGCCTGA
- a CDS encoding N-6 DNA methylase, with protein MGEEQLGFDIPGEDGRRPAQSAKARSQASGRGRAQKAQEETSGPRKLQDDEIFDYISGDKVVKHTPMEEVRQRIARALVHQYGIDPRDMRADFPLQVENRKTGRKSRKRASIVIFKHGSIEPDAEPRPEDIRRIVVIKPPRNDSRTVSKIRTFARAKEQVDEVADLMHAAGPQCEYGMWTDDKDLYFIHRKRHRFEDEYLPLANWPRGDASLFDPKGNISSLGIMKSADETMLKFAFRRCHDFIHGNEGLPKDAAFWQFLYVLFAKLHDEELVREQGRDPRFYIDHTELAALAESDEGSKAVADRVRDLFKEVKEAHADENQFTEYDRLTLNDAALTFITGELSTYRLHGTSLDALGAAYQELVGENLRGDRGQYFTPNVATRFMVELLDPQRDETVLDPCCGTGGFLRETLLHVLHRDGLPDFGRGLSVQEKAELETAYRPKLAKYARERVFGLDFDPFLTRAASFGVMMMTKAKGNTFQVDSLRFPYAGTDKPGFGPAKEHEDRIGIGKVHVLITNPPFGTDIPVTGPTLDLFRVDEYSRVKDASIAYDWSKDKEKGDGSLKRGKPASSVPPERLFVQKCVEWVRPGGRIGIVLPNGILSNPGPDDEAVRRYILDECWVMASVELPVEPFVFGAGVNILTTMLFLRKKTKAEKEEEREYGPTDYPVFMSVVEKVGHDRRGNRLYVRDARGEYEWREYLENDDIWVGDVVVPRKIKRRKRILDNDLLALRDRPEKDVEVRANVIDAYHEFLKKHGHELPWLKGESA; from the coding sequence ATGGGTGAGGAACAGCTGGGCTTCGACATTCCCGGGGAGGACGGACGGAGGCCGGCGCAGTCGGCCAAGGCGAGGTCGCAGGCGTCCGGCAGGGGGCGCGCGCAGAAGGCGCAGGAGGAGACCTCGGGGCCGCGCAAGCTCCAGGACGACGAGATCTTCGACTACATCTCCGGAGACAAGGTCGTCAAGCACACCCCGATGGAGGAGGTGCGGCAGCGCATCGCCCGCGCGCTGGTCCATCAGTACGGCATCGATCCGCGCGACATGAGGGCCGACTTCCCGCTCCAGGTGGAGAACCGCAAGACCGGCCGCAAGTCGCGCAAGCGGGCGAGCATTGTGATCTTCAAGCACGGCTCGATCGAGCCCGACGCGGAGCCCAGGCCGGAGGACATCCGCCGGATCGTCGTCATCAAGCCGCCCCGCAACGACAGCCGTACCGTCTCCAAGATCCGTACGTTCGCGCGGGCCAAGGAGCAGGTCGACGAGGTCGCCGACCTGATGCACGCGGCCGGGCCGCAGTGCGAGTACGGCATGTGGACGGATGACAAGGACCTCTACTTCATCCACCGCAAACGGCACCGCTTCGAGGACGAGTACCTGCCGCTTGCCAACTGGCCGCGCGGCGACGCCAGCCTCTTCGATCCCAAGGGCAACATCTCCTCGCTCGGCATCATGAAAAGCGCCGACGAGACGATGCTCAAGTTCGCCTTCCGCCGCTGCCACGACTTCATCCACGGCAACGAGGGCCTGCCCAAGGACGCCGCGTTCTGGCAGTTCCTCTACGTCCTGTTCGCCAAGCTGCACGACGAGGAACTGGTCCGGGAGCAGGGCCGTGACCCCCGGTTCTACATCGACCACACGGAACTCGCCGCCCTCGCCGAGAGTGATGAGGGCAGTAAGGCCGTCGCCGACCGGGTACGGGACCTCTTCAAGGAGGTCAAGGAGGCCCACGCGGACGAGAACCAGTTCACCGAGTACGACCGGCTCACCCTCAACGACGCCGCGCTCACCTTCATCACCGGTGAACTCTCCACCTACCGCCTGCACGGCACCTCCCTGGACGCTCTCGGCGCCGCCTACCAGGAACTCGTCGGCGAGAACCTGCGCGGCGACCGTGGCCAGTACTTCACCCCGAACGTCGCAACCCGCTTCATGGTCGAACTGCTCGACCCGCAGCGCGACGAGACCGTCCTCGACCCGTGCTGCGGCACCGGCGGTTTCCTGCGCGAGACCTTGCTGCATGTGCTTCACCGGGACGGGCTGCCCGACTTCGGGCGGGGCCTGTCCGTGCAGGAGAAGGCCGAGTTGGAGACGGCGTACCGCCCGAAGCTCGCGAAGTACGCCAGGGAACGGGTCTTCGGCCTCGACTTCGACCCGTTCCTCACCCGCGCCGCCTCCTTCGGCGTGATGATGATGACCAAGGCCAAGGGCAACACCTTCCAGGTGGACTCGCTCCGGTTCCCCTACGCGGGCACGGACAAGCCTGGATTCGGGCCCGCCAAGGAGCACGAGGACCGCATCGGTATCGGCAAGGTCCACGTCTTGATCACCAACCCCCCCTTCGGCACCGACATCCCCGTCACCGGGCCGACGCTGGACCTGTTCCGGGTGGACGAGTACAGCAGGGTGAAGGACGCGAGCATCGCCTACGACTGGAGCAAGGACAAGGAGAAGGGCGACGGCTCGCTCAAGCGTGGCAAGCCCGCCTCCTCCGTCCCACCCGAGCGGCTGTTCGTCCAGAAGTGCGTGGAGTGGGTCAGGCCCGGCGGACGCATCGGGATCGTGCTGCCCAACGGCATCCTCTCCAACCCGGGCCCCGACGACGAGGCGGTACGGCGGTACATCCTCGACGAGTGCTGGGTGATGGCCAGCGTCGAACTCCCCGTGGAACCCTTCGTGTTCGGCGCCGGCGTCAACATCCTCACCACCATGCTTTTCCTGCGGAAGAAGACCAAGGCGGAGAAGGAAGAGGAGCGGGAGTACGGCCCCACCGACTACCCCGTGTTCATGTCCGTCGTCGAGAAGGTCGGCCACGACCGGCGTGGCAACCGGCTGTACGTACGTGATGCGCGCGGTGAGTACGAGTGGCGGGAGTACTTGGAGAACGACGACATCTGGGTCGGGGACGTGGTCGTGCCCCGGAAGATCAAGCGGCGCAAGCGGATCCTGGACAACGACCTGCTCGCTCTGCGGGACCGGCCCGAGAAGGACGTTGAGGTGCGGGCCAATGTGATCGACGCGTACCACGAGTTCCTGAAGAAGCATGGGCATGAACTTCCCTGGTTGAAGGGGGAGTCGGCGTGA
- a CDS encoding type II toxin-antitoxin system Phd/YefM family antitoxin, translated as MVEIAISAARSQLGDLVRRAAHGRETIALTDHGHVAALLISPQVIEDLEDALAVAEYELKKERGTLGPGIPHEEVGRMLGLRK; from the coding sequence ATGGTTGAGATCGCGATCAGCGCAGCCCGCTCCCAGCTCGGCGACCTGGTCCGTCGCGCCGCCCACGGCCGCGAGACCATCGCCCTCACCGACCACGGCCACGTCGCCGCCCTCCTCATCTCACCCCAAGTCATAGAGGATCTGGAAGACGCCTTGGCTGTGGCCGAGTACGAGCTGAAGAAGGAGCGCGGCACGCTTGGCCCGGGCATCCCTCACGAGGAAGTCGGCAGGATGCTGGGGCTGCGTAAGTGA
- the afsQ1 gene encoding two-component system response regulator AfsQ1, translating to MPSLLLIEDDDAIRTALELSLTRQGHRVATAASGEDGLKLLREQRPDLIVLDVMLPGIDGFEVCRRIRRTDQLPIILLTARSDDIDVVVGLESGADDYVVKPVQGRVLDARIRAVLRRGERESNDAATFGSLVIDRAAMTVTKNGEDLQLTPTELRLLLELSRRPGQALSRQQLLRLVWEHDYLGDSRLVDACVQRLRAKVEDVPSSPTLIRTVRGVGYRLDSPQ from the coding sequence GTGCCTTCCCTGTTGCTGATCGAGGACGACGACGCCATCCGGACGGCCCTGGAGCTCTCTCTGACGCGCCAGGGTCACCGGGTGGCCACCGCTGCCAGCGGTGAGGACGGTCTGAAGCTGTTGCGCGAGCAGCGGCCGGATCTGATCGTGCTGGACGTGATGCTGCCCGGCATCGACGGGTTCGAGGTGTGCCGGCGCATCCGGCGCACGGACCAGCTGCCGATCATTCTGCTGACCGCGCGGAGCGATGACATCGACGTCGTGGTCGGGCTGGAGTCCGGCGCCGACGACTACGTCGTCAAGCCCGTCCAGGGGCGGGTGCTCGACGCCCGGATCCGGGCCGTGCTGCGGCGCGGCGAGCGGGAGTCGAACGACGCGGCCACGTTCGGCAGCCTGGTGATCGACCGCGCGGCCATGACCGTGACCAAGAACGGCGAGGATCTCCAGCTCACGCCGACCGAGCTCAGGCTGCTGCTGGAGCTGAGCCGGCGGCCGGGGCAGGCGCTGTCGCGGCAGCAGTTGCTGCGGCTGGTGTGGGAGCACGACTACCTCGGCGACTCGCGGCTGGTGGACGCCTGTGTGCAGCGGCTGCGCGCCAAGGTCGAGGACGTGCCGTCGTCCCCGACGCTGATCCGTACCGTGCGTGGCGTGGGCTATCGGCTGGACAGTCCTCAGTGA
- a CDS encoding AIPR family protein, giving the protein MKLTERYRPMNIAEDVADHPNEERMFLSRAVAALSLQYEAGMSAEDAARAITDGRGDEGFDAVAVRGREIFVVQAKWKDNGTAGFGNSDVAAVVDGLRYLFNRDFEQFGPKMAPHVDELTRALKAPRPRVTLVLALVNGEVGKELHNDTRKRLEKQIRALHPRDPSLVEVKIVNLLDMYHFALEKTQRKVTLVFDLDSPGRQTKPFHLYYGTVPAATVAEWYAGDNGDFLTDRNVRDALEDTEVNSGIRNTLIQHPEHFLYLNGGITLVCDKLGGKGVDPPAKWAPVGLRLQGASVINGAQTGEVIRAVAESHPDEVAQARVHIRIISLEDCPEDFGDAITIAANTQNPIEARDFRALEQEQVDLQEDFQLSLDLTYSRKRGEDEPKPDRGCTMEEAAFALAAVHPDPVCAAAARQDPAWLWEKKNYQEIFGPLPTAHRVWRCVGLLRAVRAELREIDPDQRTRLRQLADSCDLLLTHVLFRVLETGDLDDEDAGPSWWERLAQVPSWVRQSVPLLLDVIYAAYGSRAHLAKAVASTERVPEIAERMYELLLAADSLVEEIPAEAGEPAGESGPGLASLVTAMDPKPPAEAGARAQSAVGSRSARAVTVIVELRLIEEGTRLELRPDTEADYKNLPRWIQEDPRRGVAHWRNSKSAPLVWAADGQAYSPSRLVRRIRREAMGNDQQVQGTKYWFTPDGRPLTKVVEEAPDADRDAEA; this is encoded by the coding sequence ATGAAGCTGACCGAACGGTACCGCCCAATGAATATCGCGGAGGATGTGGCGGACCATCCCAACGAGGAACGGATGTTTCTGAGCCGCGCGGTCGCGGCCCTCTCCTTGCAGTACGAGGCCGGCATGAGCGCCGAGGACGCGGCGCGAGCGATCACCGACGGCAGGGGGGACGAAGGCTTCGACGCTGTCGCCGTCAGGGGCCGGGAGATCTTCGTCGTTCAGGCGAAATGGAAGGACAACGGGACTGCGGGATTCGGCAACTCCGACGTCGCCGCCGTCGTGGACGGGCTGCGCTATCTCTTCAACCGCGACTTCGAGCAGTTCGGGCCGAAGATGGCCCCGCATGTCGACGAACTGACCCGCGCTCTGAAAGCGCCACGCCCGCGCGTGACCCTCGTCCTTGCGCTCGTCAACGGTGAGGTCGGAAAGGAGCTCCACAACGACACCCGGAAGCGGCTGGAGAAACAGATACGGGCCCTGCATCCGCGTGATCCGAGCCTGGTCGAGGTCAAGATCGTCAACCTCCTCGACATGTACCACTTCGCCCTGGAGAAGACCCAGCGGAAGGTCACCCTGGTCTTCGACCTGGACAGTCCGGGCAGGCAGACGAAGCCCTTCCACCTCTACTACGGCACCGTCCCCGCCGCGACGGTGGCCGAGTGGTACGCCGGTGACAACGGCGACTTCCTCACCGACCGCAACGTCCGTGACGCGCTTGAGGACACCGAGGTGAACTCGGGGATTCGCAACACCCTGATCCAGCACCCGGAGCACTTCCTCTATCTGAACGGCGGCATCACCCTGGTCTGCGACAAGCTCGGCGGCAAAGGGGTGGACCCGCCCGCCAAATGGGCGCCCGTGGGGCTGAGGCTGCAGGGCGCGAGCGTCATCAACGGCGCCCAGACCGGGGAGGTGATCCGTGCGGTGGCGGAATCCCATCCCGACGAGGTCGCCCAGGCCCGGGTGCACATCCGGATCATCTCCCTGGAGGACTGCCCCGAGGATTTCGGCGATGCGATCACTATCGCGGCCAACACGCAGAATCCGATCGAGGCCCGGGACTTCAGGGCGCTGGAGCAGGAGCAGGTCGACCTGCAAGAGGACTTCCAGCTGTCGCTCGATCTCACGTACTCCCGCAAGCGGGGCGAGGACGAGCCCAAGCCCGACCGCGGGTGCACGATGGAGGAGGCTGCGTTCGCCCTCGCTGCCGTACATCCGGACCCGGTCTGCGCGGCAGCGGCCAGACAAGATCCGGCGTGGCTGTGGGAGAAGAAGAACTACCAGGAGATCTTCGGCCCGCTGCCGACCGCTCACCGCGTGTGGCGCTGCGTCGGCCTGCTCCGCGCGGTGCGTGCCGAGCTGCGGGAGATCGACCCGGACCAGAGAACTCGCTTGCGGCAGTTGGCCGATTCCTGCGATCTCCTCCTCACCCACGTTCTGTTCCGGGTCTTGGAGACAGGAGATCTCGACGACGAGGACGCCGGGCCGTCGTGGTGGGAGCGGCTGGCCCAAGTGCCGTCGTGGGTACGGCAGTCGGTGCCGCTCCTGCTCGACGTCATCTACGCCGCGTACGGATCCAGGGCCCATCTCGCCAAGGCCGTCGCGTCCACGGAGCGGGTGCCGGAGATCGCGGAGAGAATGTATGAGCTCCTGCTGGCAGCGGACTCGCTCGTGGAGGAGATTCCGGCGGAGGCCGGTGAGCCGGCGGGTGAGTCCGGTCCCGGGTTGGCGAGTCTGGTGACGGCCATGGATCCGAAGCCTCCGGCCGAGGCGGGTGCCCGGGCGCAGTCCGCCGTCGGCAGCCGTAGCGCCCGTGCTGTCACCGTGATCGTCGAGCTGAGACTCATCGAAGAGGGGACCCGCCTGGAGCTCCGCCCCGACACCGAGGCGGACTACAAGAACCTGCCCCGCTGGATCCAGGAGGACCCGCGACGAGGAGTCGCCCATTGGCGGAACAGCAAGAGCGCCCCTCTCGTCTGGGCCGCCGACGGCCAGGCGTACTCACCTTCCCGGCTCGTCCGCCGCATCCGCCGCGAGGCGATGGGCAACGACCAGCAGGTCCAGGGGACGAAGTACTGGTTCACGCCGGACGGCCGCCCACTGACCAAGGTCGTGGAGGAAGCGCCCGACGCGGACAGGGACGCCGAAGCCTGA
- a CDS encoding type II toxin-antitoxin system RelE/ParE family toxin gives MTYEIIWEPQATNAAARFLKDDPAGLAAVYEAVDTLATQPRPRDSIPYGSQNVRRLHVGDYRVLYIIDDDVIRIMVTHLGRTA, from the coding sequence GTGACCTACGAGATCATCTGGGAACCGCAGGCCACCAACGCGGCCGCGCGGTTCCTCAAGGACGACCCGGCTGGACTGGCCGCCGTCTATGAGGCCGTCGACACCCTGGCCACCCAACCCCGTCCGCGCGACTCCATTCCCTACGGGTCGCAGAATGTACGCCGCCTGCACGTCGGCGACTACCGGGTGCTCTACATCATCGACGATGACGTAATCCGCATCATGGTCACCCACCTCGGTCGAACCGCCTGA
- a CDS encoding uridine kinase — protein MSSQPPIPTRVVLLCGPSGSGKSLLAARSGLPVLRLDDFYKEGDDPTLPLVAGSSDIDWDHPDSWDADTTITAIVDLCRTGRTKVPVYDISLSARTGEESVELGRTPVFIAEGIFAAEIVTRCRELGVLADALCLSRGPVRTFRRRFLRDLREGRKSVPFLLRRGWRLMRAERSIVARQTALGAYACDRDEAMGRLASAAAGRSATARTAA, from the coding sequence GTGAGCTCCCAACCACCCATACCGACGCGAGTCGTGCTGCTCTGCGGCCCTTCCGGCTCCGGCAAGTCCCTCCTCGCGGCCCGCTCCGGCCTTCCGGTGCTGCGGCTCGACGATTTCTACAAGGAGGGCGACGACCCGACGCTGCCGCTGGTGGCGGGGAGTTCGGACATCGACTGGGACCACCCCGACTCGTGGGACGCGGACACGACGATCACCGCGATCGTGGACCTGTGCCGCACGGGCCGGACGAAGGTTCCCGTCTACGACATCTCACTGAGCGCCCGTACCGGCGAGGAGTCGGTGGAGCTGGGGCGTACCCCCGTGTTCATCGCGGAGGGCATCTTCGCCGCCGAGATCGTCACGCGCTGCCGGGAGCTGGGTGTCCTGGCCGACGCGCTGTGCCTGAGCCGCGGCCCGGTCAGGACCTTCCGCCGCCGCTTCCTCCGCGATCTGCGGGAGGGCCGCAAGTCGGTCCCCTTCCTGCTGCGACGCGGCTGGCGCCTGATGCGCGCCGAGCGCTCCATCGTGGCCCGTCAGACGGCGCTGGGGGCGTACGCCTGCGACCGGGACGAGGCGATGGGCCGCCTGGCGTCCGCGGCCGCGGGACGCAGCGCGACGGCGCGTACGGCGGCCTGA
- a CDS encoding DUF397 domain-containing protein produces MRVTPDLSTARWRKSSYSDGQEGGECVEVSADFPGTVPVRDSKNPTGPVLMLDGSAWRPFVDGVKDSSL; encoded by the coding sequence ATGCGAGTCACCCCGGACCTGAGCACCGCCCGCTGGCGCAAGTCCTCCTACAGCGACGGCCAGGAAGGGGGCGAATGCGTCGAGGTCTCCGCCGACTTCCCCGGCACGGTCCCCGTCCGAGACAGCAAGAACCCCACCGGCCCCGTCCTGATGCTCGACGGCTCGGCCTGGCGGCCATTCGTCGACGGCGTCAAGGACAGCTCCCTGTAA